From the Campylobacter sp. MIT 99-7217 genome, the window GCCTTGTTTTTAGAAAGTAAATATTCTCTTTATGCTAATATCTTAGTGGTAAAAAGAGGAAAGGAGCAAAGTGTAAAAACAAAGGCTTTAATTAAGGCTTTAACAAGCAAAGAGGCTAAAGAATATATCAATTCTAATTTTGATGGTGGGGTTATCCCCGTTTTTTAATTTAAATTAAGGAGAAAAAAATGCAAAATGCAGTTATATCATATCCAAGAATAGGGGCTTTAAGAGAGCTTAAATTTGCTCTTGAAAAGTATTTAAAAAAAGAGCTTTCAAAAGAAGAGCTTTTTCAAATGGCTAAAGAGCTTAGAAAAAGGCATTGGTTAAGTCAAAAAGAAGCTGGTATAGATTTTATTTCCTCAAATGATTTTTCCTTTTATGACACTGTGCTTGATACAGCTTATGCTCTTGGAATCATCGCAAAAAGATACAAGGAGCTAAATTTAGACAGCTTTGAAACTTATCTTGCTATGGCTCGTGGCTATCAAGGAGAAAAAGGCGATGTGAAAGCCTTGGCTATGAAAAAATGGTTTAATACAAATTATCATTATTTAGTGCCAGAATGTGATAGTGTAGAGGATATTAAGCTTAATGCTGAAAAGATCTTAAATGAATACAAAGAAGCAAAACAGCTTGGCATTGAAAGCAAGGTTGTTATCACAGGCTTTTTTACCCTTTTTAAACTCATTCATTTTCAAAGCGAGGCCATCAAAGAAGAGGCCAAGGCAAGGCTTTTAAATGCTTATAAATTTTTATTAATTGAGCTTAATAAGGCTGGGGTTAAATGGGTGCAATTTGATGAGCCTTATTTGGTGCATGATTTAAGCATAGCTGATATAGCCTTGTTTAAGAGCTTTTATAAGGATATTTTAAGCCAAAAAGCAGATCTTAAGATCTTGCTTCAAACTTATTTTGGAGATGTAAGAGATATTTATGATGATTTGTTGATCTTAGACTTTGACGGCTTAGGGCTTGATTTTATCGAGGGCAAGGAAAGCTTAAATTTAGTTAAAAAAGGCTTTAGTGCTGATAAAATTTTATTTGCTGGCCTAGTTAATGGCAAGAATATTTACAAAAATAATTATCAAAAAAGCCTAAATTTATTAAAAGAGCTTGAAAAATATGCTAAAAATATAGTGCTAAATACTTCTTGTTCGCTCTTGCATGTGCCCTACACTATCAAAAATGAAAGCAAGCTTGATAAGGGCTTTTTAGAGCATTTTGCCTTTGCTGAGGAAAAATTAATCGAGCTTAAGGAACTTAAAGAACTTTTCTTGGCTAAAGATGAAAAGCACCCCTTGCTTCAAGCAAATTTAAGGCTTTTTGAGCAAAAAGAAAATAAAAAAAATGAGGCTGTAAATAAAAGAATTAGCGAACTTAAAGAAGCTGATTTTAAAAGAAGTCCAAATTTAAAGCAAAGAAGAGAGCTTCAAAAAGCTGAGCTAAACTTGCCCTTGCTTCCAAGTACTACTATAGGCTCTTTCCCTCAAAGCTTAGATGTTCGCTCCACAAGGCTTGCCTTTAAAAAGGCTGAAATTTCAGCCTCCGCTTATACTGAGTTTAATCAAAGCAAGATTAAAGAATGTATTAAGTTCCAAGAAGAAATAGGGCTTGATGTGCTTGTGCATGGTGAGTTTGAGCGAAATGATATGGTTGAGTATTTTGGAGAGAGCTTAGAGGGCTTTTTATTTACTCAAAATGGCTGGGTTCAAAGCTATGGGACAAGATGTGTTAAGCCTCCTGTGATTTGGGGCGATGTTAGTCGCTTAAAGCCTATAACTGTGGCTTGGTCTAAATTTGCCCAAAGCCTTAGTTCTAAACTTGTAAAAGGTATGCTAACAGGCCCTGTTACTATACTTAATTGGAGCTTTCCAAGAGAGGATATTAGCCTTAAGCAAAGCACCTTGCAAATTGCTCTGGCTATTAGAGATGAGGTGTTAGATCTTGAAGCTGCTGGGATAAAGATCATTCAAATTGATGAGGCAGCCTTAAGAGAAAAGCTACCTTTAAGAAGAAGTGATTGGCATAAGGAGTATTTAGAATGGGCTATTCCAGCCTTTAATTTAGTTCACAGTGGGGTAAAGGCTAGTACTCAAATTCACACTCATATGTGTTATAGTGAATTTAGCGATATTATCAAAGAAATTGATGCTATGGATGCTGATGTGATTTCCTTTGAGGCTTCAAGATCAAATTTAAGCTTACTTGATAGCTTAAAAGAAGCTGAATTTAAAACCCAAGTAGGGCCCGGAGTTTATGATATACACAGCCCAAGAGTTCCTAGCGTAAAAGAACTTGAAGAGGTTATAGAAAAGATCTTAGCTAAATTAGACAAGGAACAAATTTGGATAAATCCTGATTGTGGGCTTAAAACAAGGGGGAAAAAAGAGGTAGAAGCTAGTCTTAAAAACATGGTTGAAGCCACGCTTAACATAAGGAAAAAGCTTTGAGTGCTAGTCTTTCTTTTGAGATCTTTCCTCCAAGAAAGGACGCAGATTTTCAAACCATAATAAGAACCCTTGATGAGCTAAGGGATCTTAGTCCTAATTTCATTAGCGTTACCTTTGGAGCAGGAGGCAGTGCAAATTCTAAAAAGACCCTTGATATAGCAAGTTTGGTAAAAAATAAATACCAAACTTCAAGTATAGTTCATCTTCCTTGCATTCATTTAAATAAAAATGATATTATAAGCATTTTAGATGAGTGTAAAAAGCAAGGACTTAAAAAAATCCTTGCTTTAAGAGGGGATATTGTGCCTGATAAGCCTATTAGCAGGGATTTCAAATATGCAAGCGATCTAATAAGTTTTATCAAAAAGCAAGGAGACTTTGAAATTTATGCTGCAGCTTATCCTGAAAAACACAATGAAGCAAGGGATTTTGTAGAAGATATCCGTCATCTTAAATTTAAGGTTGATTGTGGAGTGGATCTGCTTTTAACTCAGCTTTTTTTTGATAACGAAGACTTTTACAAATTTAAAGAAAAATGCGATATAGCAGGTATTAAAGTGCCCATTTTAGCAGGCGTTATGCCTGTTACAAACAAGCGTCAAGTGCTTAAGATCACGCAAATGTGCGGGGCGAAAATCCCTACTAAATTTGCAAAAATCTTACACAAATATGAGCAAAATGATGAGGCTATGAAAGATGCCGGTCTTGCTTATGCGATTGATCAAATCGTTGATTTGCTTACAAATGATGTTTTGGGCATTCATCTTTATACCATGAATAAACCAAATATCGCAAGAAGGATTTATGAGGCAACTCATACTCTTTTTTAAGCTCAAAAAAGGCAAGATATGAAAAAGAACAAAAAAAAACTTTTTATCCGTTCGAAGATCTGGATAGAAAATGAAGATGGGGAGCTACTTTGTGGACAGGGAAAAACAGAGCTTTTGGAATTTATACTAGAAAGTGGGAGTATTTTACAAGCTTCAAAGCTCATGGGTATAAGTTATAAAAAGGCTTGGACACATTTACAAGCCTTGCAAAAAGCAGCCGATGAACAACTTGTCATCGCAAAACAAGGTCGCTCTCAAGTTTCAGGAACAAAACTTACTCCAAAAGCCTTAGAGCTTATACAAAATTATAAAATTTTACAACATGATTTGCAAATTTATGCTAATAAAAGATTTGCCGAGCTTTTTGAGGATAAAGAGTAGAGCTGGGCTTAAATTCATTATCATTGTGTGATTTTACATACTCAGTAAATTTTATGCAAAAACTTAAATATTATAAATTTAAGTTTTGAAGCCCTTGAAAGACTCATGTAAATATCTAAAAATGACAAAGGCAAATAACTAAAGGCTACTGCTGTATAAATTTAAAACAGACTTTGATTTAGGAGTTTTTTAAGAAAAATCGATCTAAAAGCTAGGACCTTAAAGAAACAATTATTATTAATGAAAAAAATATAAAATTTTTTACTCGAAAAGTTTTTTTTAAGTTAATTAGGATAAATTTCATATTTATCATTTTAGGATTGATCATGGATATATTGAAAATTGGCAAATACGAATTTAACTCTCGTTTTATACTTGGCTCTGGAAAATACTCCCTAGAGCTTATCCGTGCAGCCTGTGAGGAAGCAAATGCACAGATCATTACCCTTGCTTTAAGAAGAGCAAATGCTGGTGTTGAAAACATACTTGATTTTATCCCTAAAAATATTACTCTTTTACCAAATACCTCAGGTGCTAGAAATGCACAAGAAGCTTTGCGTATAGCAAGACTTGCAAGAGAAATTTGCAAAAGTGATTTGATCAAAATAGAAGTGATTGCAGATAGTAAATACCTTTTGCCTGATAATTACGAGACCATTAAGGCTGTAGAACTACTTGTTAAAGATGGCTTTACAGCACTACCTTATATGTATCCTGATCTTTATGCAGCAAGGGCTATGCGTGATGCAGGTGCTGCTGCGATTATGCCACTAGGATCGCCCATTGGGACTAATCAGGGCTTAAAAACTGAGACTTTTATACAAATTTTACTTGATGAGCTTGATTTGCCTATCATTGTTGATGCTGGTATAGGAAGTCCTGCTGAGGCAGCTAGAGCCATGCAAATGGGCGTGAGTGCTATCATGGCTAATACAGCCATAGCTAGTGCAAATAATGTTGTTCTTATGGCAAGAGCTTTTAAACAAGGTATTGAAGCAGGACGAAATGCTTTTTTAGCAGGACTTGCTGAGCAAAGATATCTTGCACAGGCTTCTTCTTCGCTGACTGGATTTTTGAGGGATTAAGATGCAAAAAAGCGTTTTTGAATATCAAGAAAATATGCAAATCATTAAAAGCGAAATTTTAAATAAGGTTTTAGAGCATGTAGAAAGCTTTGATGAAAGCTCTTATACAAAAGAAGATGTGATGAAGGCTTTAACGGCTTCAAATTTAAGTATAGAAAATTTAAAAGCTCTACTTTCAAGCTGTGCTGAGCCTTTTTTAGAGCAAATGGCTAGAAAATCAGCCTTTATAAAAGAACAAAATTTTGGTAAAAATATTCAGCTTTTTACGCCTTTGTATTTGAGTAATCATTGTGCAAGTAAATGCGTGTATTGTGGTTTTCAAGAAGGAAATAAAATCGCAAGAGCAAGGCTTGATGAAAAAGAAATTCATGCAGAAATGAAAGCCATTGCTAAGACAGGTCTTGAGGAGATTTTGCTTTTAACAGGCGAGGGCAGAGATTATGCGAGTGTTGCTTATATCGCTAAGGCATGCAAGATCGCAAGGCAGTATTTTAAGGTTGTTGGTGTTGAGGTGTATGTGATGAATGTTGATGAGTATCAAATACTTCATGAAAATGGTTGCGATTTTGTAACCGTGTATCAAGAAACCTATAACGCAAAGAAATATGCCAAGATTCATGTTTATGGAGAAAAAAGGGTTTTTCCTTACCGCTTTGACGCTCAAGAAAGGGCTTTGCTTGGTGGTATGAGAGGGGTTGGCTTTGGGGCTTTGCTTGGTATTGATGATTTTAGAAAAGATGCCCTTGCAACGGCTTTGCATGCGTATTTTATCCAAAAAAAATATCCACATGCTGAAATTTCACTCTCAGCACCAAGACTTCGTCCTATCATCAATAACCGCAAGATAAATCCTAAAGATGTTACAGAATCAAGACTTTTGCAAGTTATTTGTGCTTATAGAGCCTTTTTGCCTTTTGCAACGCTCAGCGTTTCAAGCAGAGAAAGAGCAGGCTTTAGAGATCATATCATTAAACTTGGAGCAACAAAGGTTTCAGCTGGCGTATCTGTTGGTATTGGCGAAAGAGCTGGAGAGAAAAAAGGCGATGATCAGTTTGAAATTTCGGATTCAAGAGCTGTAAAAGAGATGTTTGAGATGATTAAAAATGCAAATTTACAACCTGTTATGAGTGATAGTGTTTATGTGGGATAAAAAAATCATTGCTATTAGCGAAAAAGATGAGGTTGCCGGAGATTTTTTACAACATATAGAAAAACTAGCAAATGCAAAGATTGATGCCTTGATTTTGAGACAAAGAGAGCTAAGCGAGTTTGAATATCTTGACCTTGCTAAAGAAGTGATTGCTCTTTGTAAGAAAAAAAATCTTACTTGTATTTTGCATGGTTTTGATAAGGTTGCTTTGAAGCTTGATCATAGGTTTTTTCATTGCCCTCTTGGAATTTTAAGCAAAGAGCCAAGACTTGTGAAGTATTTTCATCTCATAGGAACTTCCATTCACAGCGAGGAGGAGTATTTTTTAGCCGAGCGTTTTAAGTGTAATTATGCTATTGCTGGACATATTTTTCAAAGTTCTTGTAAAGAAGATATAATGCCTCGTGGTATAGGCTTTTTAGAAAAGATACTCAAACAGGCTAAAATGCCAATTTATGCCATAGGTGGCATAAGGCTTGAAAATCTTTGTTTTTTAAAAGATTTAAATATCGAGGGTGTTTGTATGAGAAGCGAGCTAATGAAAGATAGAAATTTAAAAAAATATGTGCAAGAATGCAAGCAAATTTTAAATCCTTAAAGCCTTTATATAAAAATAAATTATATTTTTTCAAATAAAATGCCACTCATAGACTTTTCATTAATAAATTTGAATATAATTGCACTTAAATTTTCACATAAAGGATAAAAAATGGTAGTTAGGGTTGAAAATCCAAACGACAGAACAGCTTATATTGATTTAAGTAGAGATGATATGGAGCTTTTGCTTGAGGAATTTGTGCTTCACTATGAAAATTTAGATCAATTCATAGAAGCATTTGATTTGCTCGAAGTAACTTCAAAGATGAATGACGAATTTAACGAATAAAATTTTTACCTCTCTTTAAAAGCGTGTTGAACGCCTAGTCAATACGCTTTTTCTCATCTATATTCAATTTTGATAATTTTTATCTAAAATTAAGCAAAGCATGATTATAATCCTCACTAGAGTATTTTTTCTTATATCAAAGTAAAGGTTAAAGATAAATGAAAAAAAGTATATTTGCGGTTTTATTATTTTGTATCAGTTTGGCTTTTGGACGCGTTGATGATTATATAGCTGAGGCTGAGATTATCAAAAATATGCTTAATGAAAGCGTAAAGCTTTATGAAAATGGCGATGCACAAGGGGCAAAAAAGAAAGCCGAAGATGCATATTTTCAACATTTTGAAAATATGGAAGGTGCAGTTGGTCGCAACATAGGACGCAAAGCTATCACTATGGAAAGAAAATTTACAAATTTGCGTCGTATGTATAAGGACGGAGTGGAACTTAAAAAGGTTAAAGCCTTGGTTGAGGGCTTAAACTACGATCTTGATGAGGTTGCTCCTATCGTGCAAAATGGCTTTCGTTTAGTGGCTGAGGCAAGCGATGAAAACTATGACAAAAAAGCAGCCGAGCTTTCATCTTTAGAGGCTGAGAAAAAAAGACAAGCAGAAGCAGAAGCCTTAATTGCTTCGATGATGGGGACACAAGTTACTTCTCAAAGTAGTTCTAGCGAGATCATAGCTGATACAAGTGAAGAGAATTTAAACACTTCATCAAAAGACGAACAAAGCTCAAATTTACAAAGCAAAAGCGATCAAGAAGTTATAGCAAATTTACAAAGTGCAGCTTCCATTGATGTTAAGCTTCAATTTTTAATTGACAATATTTCGACCAAATTCAACGAAGCAGCAAGTAATTTTAAGGCAGGAAATTTACAAGAAGCAAAGGATTTGCTAAATTCAGCTTTGTTTGAGGATTATAGAAACTCAAAAGCAGAAGTTGCGGTGAGTGGTTTTACAAAGGCTGGAAGCGATCAAAAAATCCAACAAGGCATAAGAAGCGTGATCACTAAGATCAACAATAACGAATTTGATGAAAAGACTTTAAGAGCGTCTTTAGAAGAGCTTGAGGATCAAATTTTTGACGCCTTTTTACAAATTCCACAAGAACAAATCGCCTTGATCAAAGTGGAGGGCTTTAATGAAAATTCAGCGACAAATGTGGATTATTCAAAGATCGCTGATGATCTTAAAATCGCATTTAATAATATCTTAGATGATTATCAAGGTTTTAATCAAGCAAGCATTGATGCCTTGCAAAGTGCTTATTTGGATATTTTTGAGGCAAGTGGCATGGAGTATAAGATCGGTGCTGTAGATAGCTCTTTAAAGCTTAAGATAGAGGGCTTTTTTACTCAGGGTCTTGCTTTGATCAAGCAAAGTGCTCCAAAAGAAGAGCTTTCTAAAAATTTTGATACCATAAATAGCCTTGTATCTGGTGTTTTGGATAAAATTCAAGAATCTTCACCATTCTCGCTTTTTATCTGGGCATTTGGTATTTTGCTTAGAGAGGGCTTAGAAGCTTTAATTATCGTTGTTGCCATAGTTTCTTACCTTATACAAAGTGGCAACAAAAAGAGCTTAAATATAGCTTACTCTGCTCTTTTTACAGGGATTATCCTAAGTTTTATCACAGCCTTTTTGGTGTCTTGGATCTTTAAAAGTACAGCAGGGCAAAATAGAGAGATCCTAGAGGGCGTTACGATGATAGTAGCGGTATTTTTCCTCTTTTATGTTGGCTTTTGGTTGCTTAGCCGTGCAGGAAATGAAAAATGGGCAAATTTCATCAAAAAACAGACCATAGATTCTATTTCTCAAAATTCATCAAGAATGCTTTGGATCACCGTTTTCTTAGCCGTTTATAGAGAGGGTGCTGAAACCGTGCTTTTTTATCAAGCTCTTTTTATAGACGCAAAAACAAGTTTGGATTATATGGGTGTGTTTTCAGGACTTATACTTGGTTGTTTGGTGATTGTTATACTTTATTTTTTACTCAAGGCAGGAGCTTTGAAAATCCCAACAAAACAATTTTTTTATATCACTGCATATATCATTTTTTACATGGTCTTTGTCTTTACGGGCAAGGCAGTAGGAGAGCTTATCATGGGTAAGGTGGTTTCGCCAACCTTGATACCTATAAGCTTTGATCCTATTGATTGGCTTGGAATTTATCCATATTATGAGTCAATCATACCTCAAACTTTGGTTTTAATCTTGCTTGTTACAGGCATTTTTATAACACATAAAATCACTAAAAAAAGGAGTCAATAATGTTAAAAAAAGCATTATTAAGCGTTGCAGCAGCAGCTGTATTTTCAGTAAATGCCTTTGGTGGTGAAGTTCCTATCGGCGATCCTCAAGAACTTAATGGACTAGAAATTGCCGCTGTATATCTTCAGCCTATCGAAATGGAGCCACGCGGTATTGATTTGGCTGCTTCTTTGGCTGATATTCACCTTGAAGCTGATATTCATGCGATAAAAGGAAATAAAAATGGCTTTCCAGAAGGTTTTTGGATGCCTTATCTTACCATAGCTTATGAGCTTAAAAATCTTGACACCGGTAAGGTAAAAAGAGGAACTTTCATGCCTATGGTGGCTGATGATGGTCCTCACTATGGTGCAAATATTGCTATGGAAAAAGATAAATCAGGTGGCTTTGGTGTGGGCAATTATGAAGTAACTTTTTTTATCACAAATCCTGAAAAACAAGGTTTTGGACGCCATGTTGATAAAGAAACAGGTGTGGGTAAATGGTTTGAGCCTTTTAAGGTGAGTTGGAAATTTAAATACACAGGCACACCAAAATGATTTTATCCCAGCTTTTGCTGGGATTTAGTATTTTTATTGTAAAATTATAAAATTTCATAATCAAAATACTAAAAAGAGCGTAACAATGTCCATTTATTTTTTTCACTTTTTGACTATATTTTTACCCTTGAGTTTTATTTTAGCTGTATTATTGCGTTTTGAAAGACAAATTTATGCTGTTTTCATCGCTTTATTTTTGGGTTTTTTGTTTGGATATTTTTCTTTTTATATCGCTAAGGTTTATATACGAACAGATGAGCTAAGCTTTTATACTCAAGCTCTTTTGATTTTATTTTTGATACTTAGCTTTGTTTTTAGTTTTTTTACAAATTTTACTCGGTTTAAGATCTTTTTAACAGCAGTTTTAAGCTTTTGTTTTGCTGTGAAGTATTATATCTTAAGCCAAGATTTTCCTATTTTTTCAAGCACCTTACTTGATAGCAGTGCGATCATTTCTTTAGGATTTATTTGCTTAGCTTGTATGATTTGCTTATTTTGCTTTTTCTTTGTGAGGTGGCAAAGCCTCTTTCAATCAAAGCTAAGTCTTATCATCTTGGCTATTTTTATTTTTCTTGAAGTGAATTTGTTGTGTGCTGATATTTTTAAGATAGGCTTTAGAAAAGA encodes:
- a CDS encoding FTR1 family protein, producing the protein MKKSIFAVLLFCISLAFGRVDDYIAEAEIIKNMLNESVKLYENGDAQGAKKKAEDAYFQHFENMEGAVGRNIGRKAITMERKFTNLRRMYKDGVELKKVKALVEGLNYDLDEVAPIVQNGFRLVAEASDENYDKKAAELSSLEAEKKRQAEAEALIASMMGTQVTSQSSSSEIIADTSEENLNTSSKDEQSSNLQSKSDQEVIANLQSAASIDVKLQFLIDNISTKFNEAASNFKAGNLQEAKDLLNSALFEDYRNSKAEVAVSGFTKAGSDQKIQQGIRSVITKINNNEFDEKTLRASLEELEDQIFDAFLQIPQEQIALIKVEGFNENSATNVDYSKIADDLKIAFNNILDDYQGFNQASIDALQSAYLDIFEASGMEYKIGAVDSSLKLKIEGFFTQGLALIKQSAPKEELSKNFDTINSLVSGVLDKIQESSPFSLFIWAFGILLREGLEALIIVVAIVSYLIQSGNKKSLNIAYSALFTGIILSFITAFLVSWIFKSTAGQNREILEGVTMIVAVFFLFYVGFWLLSRAGNEKWANFIKKQTIDSISQNSSRMLWITVFLAVYREGAETVLFYQALFIDAKTSLDYMGVFSGLILGCLVIVILYFLLKAGALKIPTKQFFYITAYIIFYMVFVFTGKAVGELIMGKVVSPTLIPISFDPIDWLGIYPYYESIIPQTLVLILLVTGIFITHKITKKRSQ
- the metE gene encoding 5-methyltetrahydropteroyltriglutamate--homocysteine S-methyltransferase yields the protein MQNAVISYPRIGALRELKFALEKYLKKELSKEELFQMAKELRKRHWLSQKEAGIDFISSNDFSFYDTVLDTAYALGIIAKRYKELNLDSFETYLAMARGYQGEKGDVKALAMKKWFNTNYHYLVPECDSVEDIKLNAEKILNEYKEAKQLGIESKVVITGFFTLFKLIHFQSEAIKEEAKARLLNAYKFLLIELNKAGVKWVQFDEPYLVHDLSIADIALFKSFYKDILSQKADLKILLQTYFGDVRDIYDDLLILDFDGLGLDFIEGKESLNLVKKGFSADKILFAGLVNGKNIYKNNYQKSLNLLKELEKYAKNIVLNTSCSLLHVPYTIKNESKLDKGFLEHFAFAEEKLIELKELKELFLAKDEKHPLLQANLRLFEQKENKKNEAVNKRISELKEADFKRSPNLKQRRELQKAELNLPLLPSTTIGSFPQSLDVRSTRLAFKKAEISASAYTEFNQSKIKECIKFQEEIGLDVLVHGEFERNDMVEYFGESLEGFLFTQNGWVQSYGTRCVKPPVIWGDVSRLKPITVAWSKFAQSLSSKLVKGMLTGPVTILNWSFPREDISLKQSTLQIALAIRDEVLDLEAAGIKIIQIDEAALREKLPLRRSDWHKEYLEWAIPAFNLVHSGVKASTQIHTHMCYSEFSDIIKEIDAMDADVISFEASRSNLSLLDSLKEAEFKTQVGPGVYDIHSPRVPSVKELEEVIEKILAKLDKEQIWINPDCGLKTRGKKEVEASLKNMVEATLNIRKKL
- the metF gene encoding methylenetetrahydrofolate reductase [NAD(P)H], which codes for MSASLSFEIFPPRKDADFQTIIRTLDELRDLSPNFISVTFGAGGSANSKKTLDIASLVKNKYQTSSIVHLPCIHLNKNDIISILDECKKQGLKKILALRGDIVPDKPISRDFKYASDLISFIKKQGDFEIYAAAYPEKHNEARDFVEDIRHLKFKVDCGVDLLLTQLFFDNEDFYKFKEKCDIAGIKVPILAGVMPVTNKRQVLKITQMCGAKIPTKFAKILHKYEQNDEAMKDAGLAYAIDQIVDLLTNDVLGIHLYTMNKPNIARRIYEATHTLF
- a CDS encoding thiamine phosphate synthase, which encodes MWDKKIIAISEKDEVAGDFLQHIEKLANAKIDALILRQRELSEFEYLDLAKEVIALCKKKNLTCILHGFDKVALKLDHRFFHCPLGILSKEPRLVKYFHLIGTSIHSEEEYFLAERFKCNYAIAGHIFQSSCKEDIMPRGIGFLEKILKQAKMPIYAIGGIRLENLCFLKDLNIEGVCMRSELMKDRNLKKYVQECKQILNP
- a CDS encoding iron transporter, with the protein product MLKKALLSVAAAAVFSVNAFGGEVPIGDPQELNGLEIAAVYLQPIEMEPRGIDLAASLADIHLEADIHAIKGNKNGFPEGFWMPYLTIAYELKNLDTGKVKRGTFMPMVADDGPHYGANIAMEKDKSGGFGVGNYEVTFFITNPEKQGFGRHVDKETGVGKWFEPFKVSWKFKYTGTPK
- the thiH gene encoding 2-iminoacetate synthase ThiH; this translates as MQKSVFEYQENMQIIKSEILNKVLEHVESFDESSYTKEDVMKALTASNLSIENLKALLSSCAEPFLEQMARKSAFIKEQNFGKNIQLFTPLYLSNHCASKCVYCGFQEGNKIARARLDEKEIHAEMKAIAKTGLEEILLLTGEGRDYASVAYIAKACKIARQYFKVVGVEVYVMNVDEYQILHENGCDFVTVYQETYNAKKYAKIHVYGEKRVFPYRFDAQERALLGGMRGVGFGALLGIDDFRKDALATALHAYFIQKKYPHAEISLSAPRLRPIINNRKINPKDVTESRLLQVICAYRAFLPFATLSVSSRERAGFRDHIIKLGATKVSAGVSVGIGERAGEKKGDDQFEISDSRAVKEMFEMIKNANLQPVMSDSVYVG
- a CDS encoding thiazole synthase, translating into MDILKIGKYEFNSRFILGSGKYSLELIRAACEEANAQIITLALRRANAGVENILDFIPKNITLLPNTSGARNAQEALRIARLAREICKSDLIKIEVIADSKYLLPDNYETIKAVELLVKDGFTALPYMYPDLYAARAMRDAGAAAIMPLGSPIGTNQGLKTETFIQILLDELDLPIIVDAGIGSPAEAARAMQMGVSAIMANTAIASANNVVLMARAFKQGIEAGRNAFLAGLAEQRYLAQASSSLTGFLRD